The following proteins come from a genomic window of Pseudomonas sp. WJP1:
- a CDS encoding Gfo/Idh/MocA family protein, which produces MSSPPLRIALIGAGTMGQQHYQHLKTLTEATLCAVADPGPQAPGLAKEWGVEYFADHRQMLEQAKPEAVIIANPNALHVSTALDCLAAGIPVLLEKPVGVHLDEARELVAASKSSGVAVLVGHHRRHNPLIVRAHELVHSGALGRLSTVTALWQLRKPDSYFEAAWRREPGAGMLLTNLIHDLDLLRHLCGEVCQVQAITSNAVRGFGNEDCAAVLLQFDNGALGSLTGSDAVAAPWSWELGSGENPVYPRQADQPCYLLAGTAGALSIPQLKRWHYTQADGGWHQPLESTDEPFSVDQALRLQLQHFVRVARGEVEPLVSAADAARTLALVEAIRQAAETGRACAPALIED; this is translated from the coding sequence ATGAGTTCGCCCCCCCTTCGAATAGCCCTTATTGGTGCCGGCACCATGGGCCAGCAGCATTACCAGCATCTGAAAACCCTGACTGAAGCGACCTTGTGCGCAGTGGCCGACCCCGGCCCGCAAGCGCCGGGTCTGGCGAAGGAATGGGGTGTGGAGTATTTCGCCGATCATCGTCAGATGCTGGAGCAGGCAAAGCCTGAGGCCGTCATAATCGCCAACCCGAATGCGTTGCATGTCAGCACCGCGCTCGATTGTCTGGCTGCCGGCATCCCGGTGTTGCTGGAAAAGCCGGTGGGTGTGCACCTGGATGAAGCCCGTGAGCTGGTGGCTGCCTCGAAGTCGAGCGGCGTTGCGGTGTTGGTCGGCCATCATCGACGCCACAATCCCTTGATCGTGCGCGCCCATGAACTTGTCCACAGCGGCGCGTTGGGCCGGTTAAGTACCGTCACCGCGCTCTGGCAATTGCGCAAACCCGATAGTTATTTCGAAGCGGCCTGGCGCCGCGAGCCCGGTGCGGGCATGTTGTTGACCAACCTGATCCATGACCTCGATCTGCTCAGGCACCTGTGCGGCGAAGTTTGCCAGGTGCAGGCCATCACCAGTAACGCCGTGCGCGGGTTTGGCAACGAAGATTGCGCGGCCGTGCTGCTGCAATTCGACAACGGTGCGCTAGGCAGCCTGACCGGGTCCGATGCGGTGGCGGCGCCCTGGAGTTGGGAGCTGGGCTCCGGGGAGAATCCGGTATACCCACGCCAGGCCGACCAGCCGTGCTATTTGCTGGCGGGCACCGCTGGGGCGCTGAGCATCCCGCAGCTCAAGCGCTGGCACTACACGCAAGCGGACGGTGGATGGCATCAACCCCTGGAGTCGACTGACGAGCCTTTCAGTGTCGATCAAGCGCTGCGCTTGCAGTTGCAGCACTTCGTGCGTGTTGCGCGTGGGGAAGTCGAACCGCTGGTCAGCGCCGCCGATGCAGCCCGCACCCTGGCGTTGGTCGAAGCGATTCGCCAAGCCGCTGAAACCGGGCGCGCCTGCGCACCCGCCTTGATCGAGGATTGA
- a CDS encoding IclR family transcriptional regulator, which translates to MAGSQIERVFSVLESLTSDPRGLPMQVLAEQLGIPKSATHRLLAELIRLGYVRQNPENLRYHLSTRLVAMGFRYLSSSGADIVQPVLDRLAQETGELVRLGIIEGERQTWIAKSQGARSGLRYDPDMGRDAPLFYTASGHAWLACMSDAEALSLVERQAVDRPLELGPNAPRSNIELLERLRLAREQGYACVEESSAVGTSAIAAVVRHPGDGRVIGVLSIAGPSARMPGARLHELAPLLLAFTDELSAASLASELFS; encoded by the coding sequence ATGGCCGGTAGTCAGATCGAACGTGTTTTCAGTGTGCTTGAAAGCCTCACCAGCGACCCTCGCGGCCTGCCGATGCAGGTGTTGGCGGAGCAACTGGGCATCCCCAAGAGTGCCACCCACAGGCTACTTGCCGAGCTGATCCGGCTTGGCTACGTGCGGCAGAATCCGGAGAACTTGCGTTATCACTTGTCGACCCGCCTGGTGGCGATGGGTTTCCGTTATCTGTCGAGCAGCGGTGCCGATATCGTGCAACCGGTGCTCGACCGACTGGCTCAGGAAACCGGCGAACTGGTGCGCCTGGGGATCATCGAAGGCGAGCGCCAGACCTGGATCGCCAAGTCCCAGGGGGCTCGTTCCGGCCTGCGCTATGACCCGGACATGGGCCGGGATGCGCCGCTGTTCTACACCGCCTCCGGCCATGCCTGGCTGGCGTGCATGAGCGATGCCGAAGCCTTGTCGCTGGTGGAACGCCAGGCGGTTGACCGGCCACTGGAGCTGGGCCCGAATGCCCCAAGGTCCAATATTGAGTTGCTGGAACGCTTGCGCCTGGCACGGGAGCAGGGCTACGCCTGTGTCGAGGAAAGTTCGGCGGTAGGCACCTCGGCGATTGCCGCGGTGGTGCGCCATCCCGGTGATGGCCGGGTGATCGGCGTGCTCAGCATCGCCGGGCCGAGTGCGCGGATGCCGGGCGCGCGGCTGCATGAGTTGGCGCCGTTGTTGTTGGCGTTTACCGATGAGTTGTCGGCGGCAAGTCTGGCGTCGGAGCTATTCAGCTGA
- a CDS encoding FAD-dependent oxidoreductase — protein MPAQPYCLPDIDCDVLIVGSGAAGLATAVTAAWHGLKVIVVEKDSVFGGATAWSGGWAWVPCNPLARRAGIVEDVEQPRTYLKHELGDHYDPEMIDAFLEAAPRMVAFFEQHTSLQFADGNAIADIHGDTPGAGTGGRSVIAAPYDARNVGKLLKRLRKTMRETSFMGMPIMAGADLAAFLNLTRSLSAAWHVTRRFTRHLLDLVVHGRAMQLVNGVALVARLAKSADDLGVLLWESAPVTELLRENNKVKGAVVSTAKGSIRIKARKAVVLAAGGFANDIERRKALFPRTPTGHEHLALPPLGVSGDGLRLGESAGAKVDTDQASPVAWAPVSRVPYRDGSSGHFPHIIERGKPGIIGVLSNGQRFVNEANGYYDYVTAMVASAPPGEAVASWLICSHGFQRRYGLGISRPFPVPLSSFIRSGYLKSGKTLEELAQACGIDPVGLRTTVSDYNRHARNGQDPQFGRGSTPYNRKQGDALQQPNPCVAPIEQGPFYAVKVEPGCFGTFAGLKVNQHAQVLDDLGQAITGLYAAGGDMASIMGGHYPAGGINLGPALTFGYIAARHIAGITAYEKEIDHEAHR, from the coding sequence ATGCCTGCCCAACCGTACTGCCTTCCCGACATCGACTGCGATGTACTGATCGTCGGATCAGGTGCGGCCGGCCTGGCAACGGCCGTGACGGCTGCATGGCATGGCCTGAAAGTGATAGTGGTGGAAAAAGACTCGGTGTTTGGCGGTGCCACCGCCTGGTCCGGCGGCTGGGCGTGGGTACCGTGCAATCCCCTGGCGCGGCGGGCCGGCATCGTCGAAGACGTTGAACAACCGCGCACTTACTTGAAACACGAACTGGGTGATCACTATGACCCAGAGATGATCGATGCCTTCCTTGAAGCCGCTCCGCGCATGGTGGCTTTCTTCGAACAGCACACCTCGCTGCAATTTGCCGATGGCAACGCAATTGCCGACATTCATGGCGACACGCCGGGCGCCGGTACCGGTGGGCGTTCGGTAATTGCCGCGCCGTATGACGCGCGAAACGTTGGCAAGCTGCTCAAGCGCCTGCGCAAAACCATGCGCGAAACCTCCTTCATGGGCATGCCGATCATGGCGGGCGCAGACCTTGCCGCGTTCCTCAACCTGACCCGTTCGTTGTCAGCGGCCTGGCACGTTACACGGCGCTTCACGCGCCATTTGCTCGACCTCGTCGTGCATGGCCGGGCGATGCAACTGGTGAACGGCGTGGCGCTGGTAGCGCGCCTGGCGAAATCCGCCGACGATCTTGGCGTGTTGCTGTGGGAGTCGGCACCGGTCACCGAGTTATTGCGCGAGAACAATAAGGTGAAAGGCGCGGTGGTTAGCACCGCCAAAGGTTCGATCCGCATCAAGGCCCGCAAGGCGGTGGTGCTCGCGGCCGGCGGTTTTGCCAATGACATCGAACGGCGCAAGGCCCTGTTCCCCCGTACACCAACCGGACACGAACACCTGGCCCTGCCGCCCCTCGGCGTGTCTGGCGATGGCCTGCGGCTGGGCGAGAGTGCTGGCGCCAAAGTCGACACCGACCAGGCATCGCCGGTGGCCTGGGCTCCGGTTTCGCGAGTGCCATACCGCGATGGCAGCAGCGGACACTTCCCGCACATCATCGAGCGCGGCAAGCCTGGGATCATCGGGGTGCTGAGCAACGGTCAGCGCTTCGTCAACGAAGCCAACGGCTACTACGATTACGTGACGGCCATGGTCGCCAGCGCCCCGCCCGGCGAAGCAGTGGCCTCCTGGCTCATCTGCAGCCATGGCTTCCAGCGACGTTATGGCCTGGGTATTTCCCGGCCGTTTCCGGTGCCGCTGTCATCCTTTATCCGCAGCGGTTATCTGAAAAGTGGCAAGACCCTCGAGGAATTGGCACAGGCTTGCGGCATAGACCCGGTCGGCTTGCGCACCACCGTGTCGGACTACAACCGCCACGCGCGCAACGGCCAAGACCCGCAATTCGGCCGCGGTTCTACGCCCTACAACCGCAAACAGGGTGATGCGCTGCAGCAGCCCAACCCCTGCGTCGCACCGATCGAGCAAGGACCGTTCTACGCCGTGAAAGTCGAACCGGGTTGTTTCGGCACCTTTGCCGGGCTCAAGGTCAATCAACACGCCCAGGTCCTCGACGACTTGGGCCAGGCCATCACCGGCCTGTATGCGGCGGGAGGCGACATGGCCAGCATCATGGGCGGCCACTACCCCGCTGGCGGCATCAACCTGGGGCCGGCGCTGACGTTCGGCTACATCGCCGCGCGCCATATCGCCGGCATCACTGCTTATGAAAAGGAGATCGACCATGAAGCACATCGTTAA
- a CDS encoding aldo/keto reductase, whose product MKHIVNAQGLNMPKLGLGTWPMLGEECTRAVEQALALGYRHIDTAAAYNNEDAVGQALLNSKAPREHIHVTSKVWWDQLQPDAMRHSMDRSLKALHSDYIDLFMIHWPSTDWDLPRTIETLVSFKEQGLARNIGVANFPLPLLRTVVEKLGAPLSAIQVEYHVLLGQNALLDYARQHDMALTAYSPLARNKVSDIPVIQDIAAKHGVLPTQVALKWLLDQPNVAAIPKASSEANQLANLAALAVNLDDQDRALIAGLSKRERLVSPDFAPVWDAFD is encoded by the coding sequence ATGAAGCACATCGTTAACGCACAGGGTTTGAACATGCCCAAGCTCGGCCTTGGCACCTGGCCGATGCTCGGTGAAGAGTGCACGCGAGCAGTGGAACAGGCCCTGGCGCTGGGTTATCGACACATCGATACCGCGGCGGCCTACAACAACGAGGACGCTGTCGGCCAGGCGCTGCTGAACAGTAAGGCACCCCGCGAACACATCCACGTCACCAGCAAGGTCTGGTGGGACCAGCTGCAACCCGACGCCATGCGCCATTCCATGGATCGCAGCCTCAAGGCCTTGCACAGCGATTACATCGACCTCTTCATGATCCACTGGCCCAGCACCGATTGGGACTTGCCGCGTACGATCGAAACCCTGGTGTCATTCAAGGAGCAGGGGCTGGCGCGCAACATCGGCGTGGCGAATTTCCCGCTGCCCCTGCTGCGCACTGTGGTCGAGAAACTGGGCGCGCCGCTTTCAGCCATCCAAGTCGAGTACCACGTGCTGCTCGGACAAAACGCACTGCTGGACTACGCCCGTCAACACGACATGGCACTGACGGCTTATTCGCCGCTGGCACGCAACAAGGTCTCGGATATTCCGGTTATCCAGGACATCGCCGCCAAACACGGGGTATTGCCGACCCAGGTCGCACTCAAATGGCTGCTGGATCAGCCGAACGTGGCGGCTATCCCCAAGGCCAGCAGCGAGGCCAACCAATTGGCCAACCTGGCAGCGCTTGCCGTCAACCTGGATGATCAGGACCGGGCGCTGATTGCTGGCCTGTCCAAGCGCGAGCGCCTGGTCAGTCCGGACTTTGCGCCGGTGTGGGACGCATTCGATTAA
- the ypfJ gene encoding KPN_02809 family neutral zinc metallopeptidase, whose amino-acid sequence MLWNKARRSKNVSDIREGKDARTLTGTTLAAGLAAVALASAGLYSTLDTPADVTPLEPSYTLDRPLPQPSIEPEEDLQLMFVQSVLGDTEDTWNQLFAQMGRQYPHPTLTLFNNGVVSGCGFASSGSGPFYCPGNRQVYLDLEFFRTLEQQFSVVGDFARAYIIAHEIGHHVQLELGLSEPFEKALLEQQPVSGDGGLEVRAELQADCLAGVWAHHAQQRLDWLEPGDIEAALNAAAMFGDDQLQASRNVQVRPETFSHGTSLQRVNWFKTGFVTGLPEACDTFAADAL is encoded by the coding sequence ATGCTATGGAACAAGGCAAGACGCAGCAAAAACGTGAGTGACATACGCGAGGGCAAGGATGCCCGCACACTTACAGGGACAACACTGGCCGCTGGGCTGGCCGCCGTCGCCCTCGCCAGCGCCGGACTCTATTCGACACTGGACACGCCAGCAGACGTTACTCCACTCGAACCCTCCTACACCCTGGACCGCCCTCTCCCTCAACCCTCGATCGAGCCTGAAGAAGATCTGCAGTTGATGTTTGTCCAGTCGGTGCTGGGCGACACCGAAGACACCTGGAACCAACTGTTCGCGCAAATGGGCCGGCAATATCCACACCCCACCCTGACGCTGTTCAACAACGGCGTGGTCTCGGGCTGTGGTTTCGCCAGCTCCGGCAGTGGCCCGTTCTATTGCCCAGGCAATCGGCAGGTGTATCTCGACCTCGAGTTTTTCCGCACGCTTGAGCAACAGTTTTCAGTGGTCGGTGACTTCGCGCGGGCCTATATCATCGCCCACGAAATCGGCCATCACGTGCAGCTTGAACTGGGCCTTTCCGAACCCTTCGAAAAAGCCTTGCTCGAGCAACAACCGGTCAGCGGCGATGGCGGGCTGGAAGTGCGCGCGGAGTTGCAGGCCGATTGCCTGGCCGGTGTCTGGGCGCACCACGCGCAACAGCGTCTGGACTGGCTGGAGCCGGGGGATATCGAAGCCGCCCTGAATGCCGCGGCAATGTTCGGAGACGACCAACTGCAAGCATCGCGCAATGTCCAGGTTCGGCCAGAGACCTTCAGCCACGGCACGTCCCTCCAGCGCGTGAACTGGTTCAAGACAGGATTTGTCACAGGCCTGCCGGAGGCCTGTGACACCTTCGCCGCCGACGCGCTGTGA
- the ypfJ gene encoding KPN_02809 family neutral zinc metallopeptidase, translating into MLWKKGRRSDNVVDARGDEVGGGGGGMRFGGGKGLSLTAILLIVGIGWITGQDPLQILGQLTGQMGQQSAPTTSQTRQAPPANDEGAEFVRSILGDTEDTWRQIFQQADRQYKDPTLVLFSNRVNSACGLATSATGPFYCPADQKVYLDMAFFQEMSQRFAAAGDFAQAYVIAHEVGHHVQTLLGVSAKIQAARQQGRQMEGDGGLLVRQELQADCLAGVWANNAQKRLNWLEPGDIEEALNAANAIGDDRLQQQGQGRVVPDSFTHGTSAQRVRWFKTGFAQGQVGQCDTFAAKNL; encoded by the coding sequence ATGCTATGGAAAAAAGGCCGACGCAGCGACAACGTGGTCGATGCCCGTGGCGATGAGGTCGGCGGCGGTGGCGGCGGGATGCGCTTTGGTGGCGGCAAGGGCCTGAGCCTGACGGCGATCCTGCTGATCGTAGGCATCGGCTGGATCACCGGCCAGGACCCGCTGCAGATCCTCGGACAACTGACCGGGCAGATGGGTCAACAATCGGCACCCACCACCTCCCAGACACGCCAGGCACCACCGGCCAACGATGAAGGGGCCGAGTTCGTCCGCTCGATCCTGGGTGATACCGAGGATACCTGGCGCCAGATTTTCCAGCAGGCGGACCGGCAATATAAGGACCCGACCCTGGTGTTGTTCAGCAACCGGGTCAATTCGGCCTGCGGACTGGCGACATCGGCGACTGGCCCCTTCTACTGCCCCGCAGACCAGAAGGTTTATCTGGACATGGCCTTCTTCCAGGAGATGTCCCAGCGCTTTGCGGCCGCGGGCGACTTCGCCCAGGCCTATGTGATCGCTCACGAAGTCGGTCACCACGTACAAACCTTGCTCGGTGTTTCGGCGAAGATCCAGGCCGCTCGCCAGCAAGGCCGGCAGATGGAAGGCGATGGCGGTTTGCTGGTGCGCCAGGAACTGCAAGCCGACTGCCTGGCCGGGGTCTGGGCCAACAATGCGCAGAAGCGTCTGAACTGGCTGGAGCCGGGCGATATCGAAGAAGCGTTGAACGCGGCGAACGCCATTGGCGACGATCGCTTGCAACAACAAGGTCAGGGCCGTGTGGTGCCTGACTCATTTACCCATGGTACGTCAGCGCAACGGGTGCGCTGGTTCAA